Within Aspergillus oryzae RIB40 DNA, chromosome 2, the genomic segment GAAGTAGGCTTCGCCAAACCAACTTCTCAATCGAAAATCGAGATTAGGACTCCTGTTGATAGCAAGCACGACCCTCTAGCAGATATACTACTACATAACAGCTCAGGGGAGTCCGGGCAGTTGGTCTCTGGCTTAGTTGTCGATCTAGCGACCCGCAAAAGAGCAAAGCTTTTTGGAAGGAAAATCACTGGATCGATACAAGTGGACGAAGAGAACCATATTGACTCCAGCAGGGTAGGGTTTGCGCATTTGCTTGTGCAAATAGAAGCAAGTCTTGGTAAGAATTGGAATTGAAAGACTATAGCCATGAGGTACTTACAACTGTAGGCAATTGTCCcaagtatataaatattagGAACATTACCCCGGCTCTGCCTACTCCAAGATTAATCTCTGAATCCCCTCAATTGCCTTCTGGCGCTCTGAAGCTCCTTGATCATGCAGATACACTGTTCATATCTTCACGACATGGAGATGTGGATATGGATACCAACATCCGTGGTGGACCTCCAGGATTTGTCCGTGTTATATCTAACGAGCCCAACGGAGCCGTATTTGCTTATCCAGAGTATTCCGGTAATCGCCTGTATCAAACTCTGGGCAACCTTCAAACAACGCCTTTGGCGGGTTTTGTCTTTCCGGATTTTGAAACAGGAGATGCGTTGTACGTCACTGGACAAACTGAGGTCTTGGTGGGGAAAGAGGCCGCCGCTCTCCTTCCACGATCGAACCTGGCTGTGAAAGTGACTGTCACCGCAGCCCGGTACGTAGAACAGTCATTATCATTTCGTGGCGTTGCAGGAGCAAAATCTCCATACAATCCGGGTGTACGATATTTGGCCACAGAAAAGGCTAGCCCTGCTGCTATAGGAGATGAAAAATCGTCTGTTACAGCTATGCTGGTAAAGAAGGAATTACTTACCCCGACAATATGCCGGTTTCGTTTTCAAATATCAGATCCATCGAAGATTGGGACATGGACGCCTGGGCAATATGCTACactctccttccaagaagaGTTGGACATGGGGTATAGCCACATGAAAGATGATGACCCATCGAGTATCAATGATGACTATGTCCGAACTTTCACAGTTTCGTCGTACCCAGCACTTAACCGCTCTACAGAGTTCGAGATAACTGCTCGGAGACACGGTAATGTAACCGATTACCTTTTCAGAACCAACGAGCGAGCGGGTTTGGAGGTACCTTTGAAAGGCTTCGGCGGTGACTTCTACGTGAAAACACCAAGCGAGCATGGCAAAATTCCCTTCATAGCCGGGGGTATCGGAATAACGCCACTTCTTGCACAACTTCCGGATCTCGATGTCAGTCACTTACGTTTATTCTGGACTATTTCCATTCGCGACCTCGGTCTAATTTTGGACACATTCAATCGATTCCCTCAGTTACCCCACGGCACAAGCCTTTTTATAACTGGGCCTGAGCCTCATGATGAGAAAACTACTGAACAATTGGCGACATTAGTCGCATCTGGAGCACAAGTCGAACGTCGCCGAATGCAAGCTAAAGATCTAGATCTGTCCTTAGCAGACGTATGGTATTTCTGTGGCGGTCCTTCTTTAAAGAGTTCCGTGTTGGATTGGCTTGCTGGGAAAGAAATAGTATATGAAGATTTCAATTATTGATGACTATAATGAGATATCGttgaaggatttctttcGCACTTCAGTATATCTTAGGCCAAATATATAGCTCATGTGCTTCTACAACAACACGATACTGCGGTTGAATTTCGTATAAAGTCATTTATATTTGAGGTCGAAAATATTGAATTGGttggaaagatatatatacacactACCAGCACGTCATGTGGTGCCTTTAATCCCATTGTGTCCATGGGCCGTAACCCGAATAGAATTTCGACCTCCGCACCGAACCACCAAAACGCGTTATCGGTTGCTGCCTCCGCATAACCTCACCGAACAATCAGCATATAACAAGTCCGCAGCCCATTGCAATTCactccctcttcctttcctcccgACACGACCTACACAGAATCAAAACCTGTCTCTCAAACGAAGACACCAAACAGCCAGGGAACCCGGGCTCGACCCCGCGCCCCTCGTCACTTCAACCCCTCCCCTCAAACACAagttcaacaccaacaaccaaAATGTCCACCTACGAAGGTACGACCCCACGTCCCCTtaacccaacaacaagccAAACCTAACGAAGAAAAACAGTCGAACACAATACAACAGACCCGGGCACAGCAACGCCCTCAAcccaccgccgccgccccgacctctccaccttcttcgCGACCCTCTCCGAAATAAGCCCCGACGAAGCCCGCACAAGAGAACATGCCGTCCCCGTCCCGCGCGACGTGAGCGCAGCCTTCTATTCCCTCGCCGAAGCTTTCGACCTGATGCGCCGCGAGGGCGATCACAGCGTACCCACCTCCGGCGAAGGCGATAATGACCTCCTGACGCAGATGATTCAGAGCTTGCTGAGCTCAGCCGAGACGCCCCCGCGGGAGGTCGAGGGTGTTAGTGAGGAGTTTTGCGATGGTGCGTATCCTCTTCTCTATCTTTTTTGTTGTGAAGTTGCGGTTGGGTTAGTGCTGATGCTAGGCTGGGGGTAGTTCTCGACCGTGTGCCCAAGGCGTCATTGAAGCCGTCGCAGAGTTGTCCGATTTGCGGGAATGCGTTTTTGGAGGATCAGTATCCGCTTGTGGTGCGGTTGCCTTGCCATTCGACGCATCTTTTTGATCTGGAGTGCGTGCGGCCgtggttgaggttgagggggACGTGTCCGCTTGATCGGACGGATTTTGCGAAGcaagagagggagaaggctgaggctaggaggaagaagccggttgaggatgatgaggaagagtgGGATGGTATGTATGGTTAGATGGGGATGTGGTGGTTTGCTCGTTATGTTAGTAGGCTGGGGAGTTTGGGGGTGCTGGGGTTTTTTGATATTGGGGAGAATATTATCATGATATGTTTGATGATTCATGAGGCCATTATCATTGCATGATACTTCTTTCTATCTATGCTAATACTCGATGTGCGAAAGAAAGGACTAAAGTCACAGTCTGTCTACAAattatctcttttctccGGTCCCGTCCTTGGGTCGGATTGCCAGTTTGCCAGTCTTGTCAATCACGGCTTCGAACCCGCTCCTCTCGAGTAGTCCGTTCTCGTCTTTTACTACTTCACGTGCCTCTAGCTCTTCTACGAGCTTTTGGTTTTCGCGGTTACCCTCCAACAAGAACTTCAAGCACATCACCGCATGCTCTTTGATGTAGGGGTTGTGCGCGTCAAAGTTGGTGCAAGACAGGATGGTCTCGACGCCGCCATGCCGACGGATTTGGTCTTGGACCTCTGGGCACTTCCACACCAGGGACGAGAGCACGAGCACGACAAGCTTTTTGAGGTTTCTCCATTCGAATTCGGACGGGTCTTCGGTTATCGGGGGCGACTCAGCTCTAGAGGGAGCACCGCCATCAACTGGGTCCGGATCACTCGGGTCATAAGGTCGTTCAACCGCAACTGGCCCAGGAATTGTGTTCGGTTGAGACTCCTTCGAAGGGCTACGGGGCCCGAGTGACAACTGGCTCAATTGCCCCTTGGGAATGCTTGCTTCAAGTTCCTTAATCAAGGTAACTAAATCGTAGACAATCTCCCACTTGACTAGAAGGTTCTTCCAGTCGTTGTTTTCGGTAAGGACGGCGAAAAATTCCAGGAACTGATAGACACCTTCGTAGACCCGTTCCATATCCCACAGGTTCAGTGGGAAGTCCTCAGGGAGCGCCCGTCCAGCACGGATCTGGCCTTGAAGGTAGATCAAGGCGCAGGTTTCTGGAATGATGTTGCCGcggaagatggtgaagatgtaGCGGACTGTGAGAATATCGACCCTAGAGAGCGGTGCTGGGTTCTTCGTTGTGTTGGCTTGCGTTGATCCTGTGACAGAAGCGGGGGAGTATTTAGCCCTGAATATATGTGTGAGAATCTTTACGACGACCGCCTGAGCTGGAGAGATTATGTCCTTGGTTTGGCCGAAGTCTGAATAGGCATGAGACATAAGGCCGTTCCTTAAAACTGCGTCCATAATCTGCACCATCATCTTGAAATAGAGTTCATCGTCGGGTAAGTCCCATGCGGcgatgaagatcaagagtTCCCGAAGTAGATTTCGTCCTGTCTCCTGAGTGAGCAGAATGTGGCATCTAAGGGCCTGCATATTCCTTGAGCCagttctctctcctcccttcaATCCGAAGCTGTCGACTATACCAGCCTGAATAATCATCGGAAGCGCCTCTATCTCTGCGGGACCCAGGACAAGAGGGATGTCCGTCAATAGACCACGTTGTTGATCACCTGGGCGGCCTCGAtaatcgtcatcatcctcatcatcttcttcctcttcttcttccatgctTCCATCTGCCACAGCCTCAAGGCTACGTGAATCGTCGTCGCCAACTGTTCCTGCATCGCCGGTGTCATAGTCCTGATCGCCGTCGCCCCCAATCTGAGATGACTCTTGAAGTCGTGCCATCAGCTCATCCTTCGCTTCCTGGAGCGTTTCAGCAGCAGATTGAGCCGACCGCGGCATGCTTGTATCTTCCTCCATGATGGTCGCATCCCCTGCAGCAAGGGCACCATAGGCGTTGAGGTCGGGCAGGTCAGCCCAGCAGATACGCGGGAATCCGGCCGTCGTGCTTCGATCTATTGTAAGTATGGCCTTCTTGCGCGGCGGCTCGTCTTCGGGAAGGGCGGGTGGCAGATCTTTAGCTCTGTCTTGAAGGTCCGAGAATCCGTCAACCTTTGCACCTAGTATCGCCGTAAGAGCAGCACGGATCTCTTTGACTTGCTCCGGATCCTTGCCCATTTCTTGAATTGCTGTTAGGTCACGCccaagaagcttctccaTGTGGTCTTTAATGTTTGCGAGAAGTAACattgctgcttcttctttgatcgTCGCTGGCTCTCTCGGGAAGTTAGAGATAGTCTCCAGGAGCAAGTCTTCTGCCGTCTGGTCGTAAAGAGCCCTAATAGGGGGATTCACTATTCTCTCACCAGTCTTGACAATTGGCGCCGCTCCCTCAGGCTGACCACTGGCCGGGTCTAGCGGCTCTCTAGGTTGAATGATATTCGAATCTCCAGTGGAGTGGTATCCGAAAAGATCCAACCAGAGTACCATTTTTCGTTGTTCATTGTGCATGATAAAGTTGTGCAGGAATTGAAGACATGTGATCAACAAGCGCTTGTAGAGATTGACCACTTTCTGCCAGCGCTCTTCATTCCTTGCATTCGTTTCACCGTCGAACCCGCGGGCAGTCACTCTAACACACGTGTCTACCAATGCTAGAATCCTTTGATCGAAGCCTTTTTCCGCCGCCATATTctgtgctttctttgttgttgcGAGGAGGTTGCGGGCGATCGTACACAGATCATTTAGACGTTCGATATCCTTGACAAGCGAAAAGTAATTGTAGGCTATCAAGTTCGAGGAAGAATGGTCGTAATTCGCAGTCGGAGGGCATTTCCATGCAAATGACTGTGATTCTAAAACGGGGATTGCTTTTGTCAAAACGTCCGTAAAGCCCTGCCAAATGTCTGGTGACAGGCCTAGATTATGTCTATCACGAGAATAAAATTAGTATATAGATAGCGAAGCGATTATATGGACCAGAAAGTGAAAGGAGCACTACCTAACATCGCTCTCCTGGTGTGTCTTGTACAAGATCTGCTTCCCGGCAGATAACATATGCTCGAGGCGTTTATCGTCAATCATCCCGCGAGTCTCATAGTGACTTAATGTTCCCGTCAGGATGACCTTCAGCATGAGCTCGGCTGGGGTACATTTTGGCTTTATGTCCGCAGAATTCCGGTCAGCCATCTTGACAGGACCTGTGAGGAAGCTCACAAACACTATGCGACAAAAGTCGTTGACTTAGGATAACAAATTGGGCGGGGAAGACAGAAACGCCGCATTGAAAAGTGAATTTTTCCGGCTCCGGTCCCGCCGACTCCATCAAGTATGTCGCGCAATATGATTGGCCAACTGCCTCAAATGTAAAAGACATAGGGTGCTAACTAATATAGCAGTACTAGTAATGCTCAAAGGATTTAGTCAAGCTACTAAGTAACTAAACGTATCCATATATTTGAGTATGTTATCCATGTAGAATCCTATGACATCTTCCGCCGAGCAGGTAATCCAAAGGAGTGGCGTAGATTATCCCAAAATCCAAGATCATAGATATTGTCAATCTCCCTCATACTGCGCACTGGGGTCCATATATGATCAATAGGTGCCTCCCCATCATTGGGCTGCCTAATCTCATTGGAATCGAGTGAGAATACGAAGCCCACTCTCGGTGGCTCACCTTCCGTAAGAACAAGCACCTGGTCACTATTTACCGGCCAGGATGTTTGCGGGCTTTGATATTCGCGCAGCAAAGGCGAGTTTCCATATGCCTCCGCCTTAGTAGATTTGAATACCATACCATCAGCGACATCCTCTTTCCAATCAGACCACTTCGCGCTCTCATTTGTCGTCATGCCAGCCCAGATAAGGTAGGTGTGGTATACGAGAAAAGCCATCGCCAACGGTGCTGTCATGAACATCAACGATGTAACGCCCCCAATACGGAGATCTGTCGAAATCACAATAGTCCATACGTTGAAAGACATTGTCCAACTCTGTCTTGTTGTCCGCAACGGTGAGTCTAGCGGGATCAACTCCTCCCACGACTGAGACAGAAGGGAGAAGCCAATGCATGAACCGTAGATCAGCATTATAGAGAGTGAAATAATTAGGGCCAGAAAATAGCGATAGTTATTCAGTCCGACGCAATTCATCAGCCATACACAATGGTGGTCGTGTCGAGAAACACATGCCCTGCAGAAGCTGCAATGCTTACTCCGTGCCGGCTTGTCAAACTCACATGTACTGCAGTAGCGACCTGGGTGAAAGATGACTTTATCATAAGGATAGCGTTCCATTTCTTGCGCGTGGTTTTTGGGTGTGATGAAAGATTTTGTGACAATGCTCTTatagagaaagagatatggcAACGTGGCAGCAATGGGCATGCAGAGCCTATGGGCTGTGGAGACCCTGGGCCATGCACTTGGGATGAACATGCATTGCCCTGTTATGAGGAGCGACGCAAAGAATATCTATTGGGGATATCAACAAAGCGTGGGGGGATGATCCATTGAGCAAGAAACTTACAAGCACAAGGGGATGATTCTCGTGGAATATATAGCTACCAGATGTATTCCAACAGTACACAAGTCGACCGTCTAACAGATGAGCATCAAGGGAAGATATTGCACTCGGAATATATATGCAAACAACCCTATGCAGTAAGCCAATAGGGGTTTTGCTGTGTGAAACGTTCAGTCATTGCAATCAAAACAGGCCTCGTCACCTTACCGGAATGCAGGCAACTTCCCAAAAAGCGCGACAAATGTGAAGCCCGAAATGCCTAGAATAACTAAAGCGATAGTCCTCAGGAGCCCCAtggttgtttgtttggtACGCTAGTCGTATATTGGATCCAATATACCCGTTGGCCGACGCAGACGGGATGAGTCTAAGCCTCGGCACTACGCGGTAGACATGATAGTGGGAACgacgatatatatatggggTAGTTAAAAAAGCCAAGTCCAGGTTCAGGATGGACTGTATAGAGGAGTTATCTACAATCTACACGTGACAGGCTTTCAGGTCATTTCAAATTGTTTTCATCTCACTGGAGAAATACAATGTCGTAAGTAAGCACTCCTCTGTACAGCagaatagatatatatatatatatatatattttctaaACATGGATGGACTATCTTTTTAAACTCTATCTAATTAATGGAAGAGGTGTTtgagaggggaaaaaaagaaacgagggACGGgccgggatcgaaccggcgACCTCAAGATAATCGCAATGTTTTATGTATATTGCAATCTTGCGCTCTACCACTAAGCTACCGCCCCAGAACTGTGATAATACTGGCTTTCTAAAGAAATATAGGACTATATTAGAATGTACCACCTTGCTGAGCACGACCCATGGCTCTTTCTATACTGAGACAGCCACACCCCTGGTTTTTAAGGCGCCTGGTTTAGGTTTTGGAACAACTTACGCTACAGACAAGTATCCTTTGAACCTAACTGAGTA encodes:
- a CDS encoding putative oxidoreductase, FAD-binding (predicted protein), yielding MASLLTDTLPWHDGEIQMRSLLRIPPIINPTVPSLSYGATYLLLNSPLLAIGAVDREGRPWSTLWGGEVGFAKPTSQSKIEIRTPVDSKHDPLADILLHNSSGESGQLVSGLVVDLATRKRAKLFGRKITGSIQVDEENHIDSSRVGFAHLLVQIEASLDTLFISSRHGDVDMDTNIRGGPPGFVRVISNEPNGAVFAYPEYSGNRLYQTLGNLQTTPLAGFVFPDFETGDALYVTGQTEVLVGKEAAALLPRSNLAVKVTVTAARKG
- a CDS encoding uncharacterized protein (predicted protein) — encoded protein: MSTYEVEHNTTDPGTATPSTHRRRPDLSTFFATLSEISPDEARTREHAVPVPRDVSAAFYSLAEAFDLMRREGDHSVPTSGEGDNDLLTQMIQSLLSSAETPPREVEGVSEEFCDVLDRVPKASLKPSQSCPICGNAFLEDQYPLVVRLPCHSTHLFDLECVRPWLRLRGTCPLDRTDFAKQEREKAEARRKKPVEDDEEEWDGWGVWGCWGFLILGRILS
- a CDS encoding Ataxin-10 homo-association domain-containing protein (predicted protein), with the protein product MAAEKGFDQRILALVDTCVRVTARGFDGETNARNEERWQKVVNLYKRLLITCLQFLHNFIMHNEQRKMVLWLDLFGYHSTGDSNIIQPREPLDPASGQPEGAAPIVKTGERIVNPPIRALYDQTAEDLLLETISNFPREPATIKEEAAMLLLANIKDHMEKLLGRDLTAIQEMGKDPEQVKEIRAALTAILGAKVDGFSDLQDRAKDLPPALPEDEPPRKKAILTIDRSTTAGFPRICWADLPDLNAYGALAAGDATIMEEDTSMPRSAQSAAETLQEAKDELMARLQESSQIGGDGDQDYDTGDAGTVGDDDSRSLEAVADGSMEEEEEEDDEDDDDYRGRPGDQQRGLLTDIPLVLGPAEIEALPMIIQAGIVDSFGLKGGERTGSRNMQALRCHILLTQETGRNLLRELLIFIAAWDLPDDELYFKMMVQIMDAVLRNGLMSHAYSDFGQTKDIISPAQAVVVKILTHIFRAKYSPASVTGSTQANTTKNPAPLSRVDILTVRYIFTIFRGNIIPETCALIYLQGQIRAGRALPEDFPLNLWDMERVYEGVYQFLEFFAVLTENNDWKNLLVKWEIVYDLVTLIKELEASIPKGQLSQLSLGPRSPSKESQPNTIPGPVAVERPYDPSDPDPVDGGAPSRAESPPITEDPSEFEWRNLKKLVVLVLSSLVWKCPEVQDQIRRHGGVETILSCTNFDAHNPYIKEHAVMCLKFLLEGNRENQKLVEELEAREVVKDENGLLERSGFEAVIDKTGKLAIRPKDGTGEKR
- a CDS encoding uncharacterized protein (predicted protein); protein product: MESAGPEPEKFTFQCGVSVFPAQFVILSQRLLSHSVCPVKMADRNSADIKPKCTPAELMLKVILTGTLSHYETRGMIDDKRLEHMLSAGKQILYKTHQESDVR
- a CDS encoding uncharacterized protein (predicted protein), which translates into the protein MLIYGSCIGFSLLSQSWEELIPLDSPLRTTRQSWTMSFNVWTIVISTDLRIGGVTSLMFMTAPLAMAFLVYHTYLIWAGMTTNESAKWSDWKEDVADGMVFKSTKAEAYGNSPLLREYQSPQTSWPVNSDQVLVLTEGEPPRVGFVFSLDSNEIRQPNDGEAPIDHIWTPVRSMREIDNIYDLGFWDNLRHSFGLPARRKMS